TCGATATCATCGGCTCTCGCATGAAGGGTAAATGTCCCTGCTTCTGTCTCCACTGTTTCACCTACTTCTGTTTCCCAAGCACCTTCTGCAATCTCATCAGCGGCATTTTCGGCCTCATTTCCATCATTAATATTGTTTTGTTCGTTGTCTACTTCATTATTGACGTTGTTATCCCCATCAGCACCTTCATTTTCATCTCCGCAAGCGGCTACAATTAGAAAAGTAGATAATGATACGCATACAAGCATTTTTTTCACAATTGCTTCCCCCTTTATATTGTTTATCCTAAATAACTTGAGTAAGTTTAAGTGAATCCTCTCGTTAGGAGATAATCTTTAGTAGCTATATGTGTGTTTAGTATGTCTTTATCTGGTCAGCTTAATCACTATTTTTCAACATGTAATCAGTGACCATAGATGAGGTGCCATCGCAGCCTAAGTATCCCATATATGGGATGTAACATAAGGGACTAGTTCCCGTGCAATTATTTTTAAAATAATTAGTATTGGTGATCTTTAATAGTGACTTTTACAGTCATCTTATACACCACGCTGCACTTTTTCTGATTTGTGACAAAAACGAAGGTATACCAGAATAAATAAAAATTCGAACACGAGCTCTTTAATATTATTTTATTCATACCTCATTTTATGGTAATATATTATCAATTATAACGCTTACAAATGCTGTGATGACACGTGAGTGCTTAAATAGTGATTTTAAATGATAGGGGAATTTATTGTGAAGCCTAAAATTTCAGATGTAGCCAAAGTTGCTGGTGTATCACCAACAACGGTTTCAAGAGTGCTAAATAATCGAGGATATATTGGTAAAGAAACGAGAGAAAAGGTCCATGAAGCAATGGAGAAGATCAATTATTATCCTAATGATATTGCGAGGTCTTTATATATAAAAAAGACTTTTTTAATTGGGGTTATTTTTCCTACCACGAGTAATCCATTTTATGGCCAATTGATCTTTCATTTAGAAAACTATGCGAACTCCCTAGGATATAAAGTTTTATTATGTAATAGTCAGGGACGTGAAGATAAAGAGAAAAGTTATTTACAAATGCTTCAGCGAAATCAAGTGGATGGGGTTATCGCAGGTGCGCACAACAGAGGAATTGAGGAATACGATATTCCAAACCTTCCCGTAGTAGGGTTTGACCGCTATCTCTCTAAAAACACGCCAGTAGTATCTAGTGATAACTATGACGGTGGGAGATTAGCGTCCCAATTACTAATAGATAAAGGATGCAAAAATATTATCCATATAAACGGCCCGATTGATTTAGAAACGCCAGCTAACTTGAGAAGAGAAGCTTATGAGAAAGTTATGCGAGATAATCAATTAACTCCGATAACTTACGAAACGACGAGAGATAATGAAGAAGTGATAAAACGATTATTTGATGATCATCCCGAGGTAGATGGTATTTTTGCAAGTGATGACCTCATTGCCGCAAATGTTATGAGAGAGGCTAGAAAGAGAAATATTATCATTCCAAACGATCTTAAGTTAATCGGGTATGATGGCACACAAACCACCAGAATACTGTTACCTGAATTAAGTACGATTGAACAACCTATTAAAGACATTGCAGAAAAATGCGTCGATATTCTTATTAAACAAATTGATGGTGAGAGAGAGGATATTCAACAGCACACTATACTCCCAGTAAGGTTAATTGATGCTGAAACAACTTGATCAAAATAAATAAATTCATAAAAAATAAATTTTTTTATGAATTTATGTCAACCGGTTGACATATGAAACCGGATGACATACACTTCAAATGTATACGTTTACATTTGAAGATGAGGAGGAGTTAGAGATGAAAAGAATGGTTGTACTCGTTGCATGGGCACTTATGACTTTAATTATTACAGCGTGTGGTGGAGATGGGGCCG
The genomic region above belongs to Bacillus sp. A301a_S52 and contains:
- a CDS encoding LacI family DNA-binding transcriptional regulator; amino-acid sequence: MKPKISDVAKVAGVSPTTVSRVLNNRGYIGKETREKVHEAMEKINYYPNDIARSLYIKKTFLIGVIFPTTSNPFYGQLIFHLENYANSLGYKVLLCNSQGREDKEKSYLQMLQRNQVDGVIAGAHNRGIEEYDIPNLPVVGFDRYLSKNTPVVSSDNYDGGRLASQLLIDKGCKNIIHINGPIDLETPANLRREAYEKVMRDNQLTPITYETTRDNEEVIKRLFDDHPEVDGIFASDDLIAANVMREARKRNIIIPNDLKLIGYDGTQTTRILLPELSTIEQPIKDIAEKCVDILIKQIDGEREDIQQHTILPVRLIDAETT